A region of the Micromonospora sediminicola genome:
GCCAGCGCGAGGATCGCCATCACCGCGGCGATCGCGTAGCCCTGCCGGTTCTGCCCGACCATCCGACCGAAGACCCGGGGCAGGCTGAACGGGATGAGCAGGATCAGGAAGATCTCGATCCAGTTCGTCCAGGTGGTCGGGTTCTCGAACGGGTGGGCGCTGTTGACGTTGTAGAAGCCACCGCCGTTGGTGCCCAGCTCCTTGATGACCTCCTGGCTGGCCACCGGCCCGCCGGTGACCGTCTGGGTGCCGCCGGTCAGCGTGGTCACGTCGGTGCCGCCGGAGAGGTTCTGCACCGCGCCGCCGATCATCAGGGCGAGCGCGCCGAGCACCGCGATCGGCAGCAGGATCCGCAGCGTGATCCGGGTCAGGTCGACCCAGAAGTTGCCCAGCTCGCCGGTGCGGCTGCGGGCGAAGCCCCGGACCAGCGCCACCGCGACGGCGATGCCCACCGCGGCGGAGACGAAGTTCTGCACCGCCAGGCCGGCCATCTGCACCAGGTGACCCATGGTCGACTCACCCGAGTACCACTGCCAGTTGGTGTTGGTCACGAACGACACCGCGGTGTTCCAGGCGCCGTGGGTGACCACCGGGTCGAGGCCCAGCGAGAGCCAGAGATGGTTCTGCAGCCGCTGGAACGCGTACAGGAACAGGATCGAGACGGCCGAGAAGGCGAGCACGCTGCGGGCGTACACGCCCCAGGTCTGCTCGGCGGCCGGGTTGACCCCGACCAGGCGGTAGATGCCCCGCTCAACCCGGGCGGACCGGGTGCCGGAGACCACCCGGTACATGTGGTCGCCGAACGGCCGGTAGACGGCGACCAGCGCCACCACCAGCGAGAGCACGAAGAGCACCCCGGCTGTTGTCATGCTCATCAGAAGCGCTCCGGGAACAGCAGGGCGACGACCAGGAACACGCCCAGTCCGATCGCCAGCACCAGGCCGACGGCGTTGACGGCGCTCACAGCTTCTCCACACCCCTCACCACGAGGGCGAGAGCCGCGAACAGCCCCACCGTCAGCAACACGAACAGCACGTCAGACACGGCTGACCTCTCCTAGCGGGCGATGTCCTCGCGACCGCCTCCCGGTCGCGCCGGGCAATCAAAACGCCAGGTCGGGCGTACGGACAGGGGCTATAACGCGACCATCACGCCGGCCGGGGGATTCTTGACGCGCTTTTCACGCCACCCGTGTGGGCGGGGGTGGAGGCGGTCACCCGCCGGCACGCGACGTGCGATCGCCCGTCCCGGGCGGGTCGAGCGGGCCGAACGCCGAACGGACCAGGCGGTTCGCCTCCTCCTGGTCGACGTCGGTGGCGACCAGGAGATCACTGGCCGCCGTCCGCACCTGGGCGACCACCACCGCCCCGGAGAAGTCGACGCCGGCGCGGTAGGCGTGACCGGCCTCGGCGACCGCCCGCAACGCGGACTCCCGGCACCGGGTCGGCTCCGGCGTGCCCCGGGCGAATTCCTTGCGCAGCGTGCGGGCCGCGTCGGCCAGCGCGGACACCGCGTCCGGCATGGGCTCCGGCACCCGCTCGCCGTCCGCGATCAACGTGACCGCCCGCCGGATCAGCGTGCCGCTGTTGCGCATCGCCCGGTCCACCGGCTCGACCGCCTTGGCGTACCGGCCGAGCGGCCCCTCCCGGGAGGTCCAGTAGACCGGCGAGAGTGTGGCGGCCTCCCGTGCGCCCTGCGCCGCCTCGCCGAAGGAGCCCATCTCCTTCTTGTTGTCCCGCAACCGGTCCCGGGCGGCGCGCGCCGCCTCCGCGTCCCGCTCGCGCAGCGCGTCGGCGGTGCGGTCCAGCTGCTCGGCGAGCAGGTCCAGGGCGGGGCCGGCGGCCCGGTTGATGATCCGCAACGGATTGAGCGGCAGCAGCACCGCGGTCACCAGGAGGGTGGCCCCGCCACCGATGAGCGCGTCGAGCACCCGGGGCGCCTCCAGGTCCGGCACCGTCGGCGTCAGCGTGCCGATCAGCACCGCCGTCGCCCCGGCCTGGACCACCAGCGCCGGGCTGCGTCCGACGAACGCCGCCACCACCACGGCCAGCGCGACGATCAGACCGAGCTGCCAGGCGCCGACCCCGACCACGCTGATCAGCAGGTTTCCGATCAGGATGCCGACCGCCACGCCGATGATCAGTTCGACGGTGCGGCGCACCCGCTGGCCGACCGAGGCGGCGAGCGCCACCACCGCCGAGATCGGGGCGAAGACGGGTTGCGTGATGTCCAGCAGCGAGTCCGCGACCCACCAGGAGAGGCCGGCCGCGAGCCCGGCCTGGGCGGCCAGCCCGGCGCCCGCGCGTACCCGCCGGAACCGGTCGACCAGCAGCGCCGGCGCGGACCGCAGCCGGCGGAAGAGCGGCCGGTCACCGGCGGCCAGCCCACCGCTTCCCCGTGTTCCCGCACCGGCCACGGCCGCGCGTACCCGCTCCCCGGCGGAGCAATCCTGCGGCACGCCGGGCGGGCGCAGCGGGCACTCAGCGGCCGGCGTTCGCGACCAGCGCCTCGGCGACCTCGCGCACCTTGCGATTGGCGTCCTGGGACAGCTTCGACAGCAGCGCGAACGCCTCGTCCGCCGAGCAGCGCCGTTCGCCCATGATGATGCCCTTGGCCTGCTCGATCACCGCCCGGCTGCGCATCGCCTCCTGCATCTGCCGGGCCAGCGTGGCGGCGCTGTCGTAGAGGTGGGCGTTGGCCAGCGCGACGGCGGCGTACGCGGCGAAGTTCTCGGCGCTGCGGACGGCCACGCTGTCGAAGGCGTGCGGGGCCACACCGTACATGTTGAGCGCACCGGTGACCGCCTCCTGGATCGGCAGCCCGACCGACAGCGAGCTGCCGATGCCCGCCGCCCGGGCGTGTGCGGCCCACTCCGGCCAGCGCTCCTCCACGGCCAGGTCGGGCAGCGAGATGCTGGCCGCGCTGGCGGCGGCGTCCAGGCAGGGTCCCCGCTCGTTGCGGTACTGCCACTCGTCGAGTTGCCGGGCCAGGTCGCTGGTGCAGGCGGCGCTGGAGTTCCGGCCGCCCTGAGCCAGCGTCACGGTGACGTGGGCGCTGCCCGGGACGGTCTGGTTGGCCAGCTCGGCGACCCGCCGCAGGACGTCCTCCAGGCTCACTTCGTCCAGCCTGATCCGGCTCAGCTCGGCGAGCGCCTCGCCGGGGTCCGTGCTCGGGGCTGCCATGGCGATCCTTGTCGATGCGGGGACGGCTGTCACCGCCAAGCTACCCGCCGGGCCGGACGCCGGCACGGGAACCCGGGCGTGCGAAGCCGCGCGGACCGACGTAACGTCGGAGACCGGGTCAAGACATGTGCCCTCCACCCGCTCACGGCCGCATCACGGCCGGGAGCGTCGCGCGAGTTCGTCGTGTGGGAGGTGCCATGTTGGAGGATTTGCCGGTTTTCGGCCGTCATCACGTTCCCACCGCGTCCGGATCGTGGCGACCGGACGAGCCGATCATGTGGTTGAGCTGCGAGGTCCACGGGGACGTGACCACGGTCTCGGTCGCCGGCGAGGTCGACCTCAGCAACGCGCACCTGCTGGCCGAACTGCTGGAGAACGTCGCCGGGGTGCGGGCCCCGCTGGTGGTGGTCCATCTCGCGGAGGTCACCTTCTTCGGCGCGCACGGCACCGAGGCGCTGGTGCGGGCCCGGCGGCTGCTGACCGAGCGGGGCGGAAAACTGGTGCTCCACCGCCCCTCCCGGGCGGTGCGCCGCGTGCTCGACGTCACCGGCACGCTTCCCGGCTTCGAGATCGTCACCCGTCTCCCGCCGGACGGGGTCGACCAGCGGCCGGCACGTCCGGTCGCCCCCGACCGAGCGGGGGTCGTAGAGTTGTCCGGTAGCTGACGTCCCGAGCGGGGCGTCACGAACGAGCGTCAAGAAGCGGCGCCGGCCCCGATCCTTCCCGGATCGGGACAGCGGTCCGTTGTCGCGGGCCGTCCCGCCACCAGCCGTCCCCCGGGTTCGGGGTCGACGGCGTCGCTTCCCACAAGGACGTCACAGCTCATGCCGCAGGCCCACCCCGACCTCGCCGCAGCCTTGATCAGACTCGGGCGGATCAAGTACGACGAGGTCGACGTCGACGTGGTGTTGTCGATCATCGCCCAGGTCGCCAAGGATGCGATCCCGGGCACGGCCGAGGTCTCGGTCACGCTGGTCCAGGGCGCGACGGCGTACACCGCCGCGCACACCGGCGAGCTGGCCCTGACCCTGGACGAGTGGCAGTACGAGCAGGGCCGGGGCCCCTGCCTGGACGCCGCGACCACCGGCGCCGCGATGCTGGTGCCGGACATGGCGGCGGAGAGCCGGTGGCCGGAGTGGGCGGTCCGGGCCCACCGGGCGGGCGCCGCGAGTTCCCTCTCGATCGGCCTGCCCATCCAGGAGGCCATGGTCGGGGCGCTCAACATCTACGGCGCGGCCCCGCGGGTCTTCGACGAGCAGGTCGACCTCGCGCAGACGCTCGCCGGGTACGCCGCCATCGCGCTGGCCAACGTCCACCTCTACGAGAGCACCGCCACGCTGGCGCAGCAGATGCAGGAGGCGATGCAGAGCCGGGCCGTGATCGAGCAGGCCAAGGGCATCATCATGGGTCAGCGCCGGTGCTCGGCCGAGGAGGCGTTCGCCATCCTGGCCCGGGTGTCGCAGGACTCCAACCGGAAGCTGCGGGAGGTCGCCGAGTCACTCGTCGACCGGGCGGTGCACGGCGGTCGCGACTGAGCGGCGGTCGCCGGTCAGCGCGGCATCGCGCGCCAGCCGGAGCCGCTCGCCCGCCACGCCCCGGCGAGGATGCTCGCCGAGCCCCGGCTCGGGCACTGCTGGATCTTGGACCGGCCGGCGGCGCCGCCGATCTGCGCCTGCACCTGCCACTGGCTCCCGTCGGTGCGGATGTAGACGTCGCGCCGACCACGCGGGTTGCTGACGCCGTTCCACCAGTGTTCCTCCACCACCATGACGTGACCGTACCGCAGCCGGTATGGTCCGGCCCACACCAGATCCGCGGGCCGGACCTCGCCGGGGTCAGCCGTCCAGCCGTCGGACCATGTTCATGATGGTCTCGACCTGGGCACCGCCCTTGATCGGGTAGTTCGTGGCGCCGAGGTATCCCCACCAGTCCCAGCAGCCGTTCGGGTTGACCGGGGTGGCGGTCGCCTGCGGGTAGAGCACGATCAGCCGGTTGGTGTCGGCGTACTGGTTGAGGTTGGCCCGGTCGACGAACGCGGTGCCGACCTTGGCGTACCCCTGGGCGCAGCCGTGCAGGGCCACCAGCAGTCGGCAGGTGGTGCCGGCGGCGCAGGAGCTGGGCACGTACGCGAAGCCGTTGCCGTCCATGCTCAGGCCGTTGGCCCAGCCGTTGACCGCGAAGCTGTCCTGGCCGAAGCGGATCAGGGTGCCGCCGAGCGGGCCGGTGTTCGGCGCGGCGACCGAGCCGAGCAGCTTGCCGAGGAAGGCGCCCTGCGGGTCGGTGCCGCAGTCGGCGAGGTACGGCGAGGCGGTGGCGGTACAGCCGACCGTGCCGTAGGGCGTGACCCAGGAGTGCCCGGCGGCGCTGCCGGAGTCGTAGCGGACGCTGACGCCGAAGTCCTGGTAGTACCGGACCAGGTCGTCGGTGACCGATTTCTTCACGGTGGCGTCGTTGTTGCCGTGGTAGACGTACACCGGCTGACCGGAGAGGTTGCCGGTGCCGTCGATCCAGCCGTACCCGGCCCAGGCGCGGGTGTACGTCTCCAGGTTGCCCAGGTACGTCGGGTAGATGTTGTCGCCGCAGCCGTAGAGCGCCTGCGGGATGGTGTTCTGCGCGCAGTAGTAGGGCCCGGCCGCGAAGATCGCCGCGCCCCGGACGCGGGCCGAGTAGGCGACCTGGAGCTGGGTGGCCATGTAGCCGCCGGAGGAGACCCCGGCGACGTAGACGGCCGAGACCGGGTACGAGCGCAGCGAACCGGCGACCGGCGTCTTGGTCCAGGGGGTGCTCGCGGCCCGGGCGGCGACGCCGCCGGGCAGGACGAGCAGGAGTGCGGCGGCGAGGGTGGTGACGGCCTTCCACGGTGTCTTCATGGTGTTCTCCCGTCGGAGTGCCGGTGGGACGACCGGCGTGCCGGCACCGTAGCGTGACATTGACCACAGCAGATATCCGCACCGTCGACACCTCGCCCGAGGCGGCGGTGTGGGCCGACCACCCCGAAAACTCCTGGATCGTCGCCGTCGCGCGGGCTAGCGTCCCGGACGACGTCACTTCGAGACCGTGAAGAGGGTGTTTTGGTGCCCGTGCCGACCGCGCCGAACCGGATCGACCCGCCCGCAACCCTCTTCCGCACTCGGAGCGACCACCATGGACCTGCCACGTAGCTTCACCATCCGCGAGGGTGACCTTCGCGTCCTCAACCCGATCGACGAGGCCAAGCTGGCCACGCTGGGCCGGGTGATCGGCCTCGTGCCCGATGCCGAGCTGCTCGACCTGTGCAGCGGCAAGGGCGAGCTGCTCTGCACCTGGGCCCGGGACCACGGGATCACCGGCACCGGGGTCGACGTCAGCACCGTCTTCACCACCGCCGCCCGGGACCGCGCCGCCGAGCTGGGCGTCGCCGACCGGGTCCGGTTCGTGCACGGCGACGCCGCCGCGTACGTTCCGGAGCATCCGGTCGACGTGGCCTGCTGCGTCGGCGCCACCTGGATCGGCGGCGGCGTCCCCGGCACCCTGGAGCTGCTCGACCGCGCGCTGCGGCCGGGCGGCATGGCGCTGGTCGGCGAGCCGTACTGGCGGATCGACCCGCCCGACGAGGAGACGGTGGCCGGGTCGCACGCCCGGTCCCGGGACGAGTTCCGCGACCTGCCCGGCCTGGTCGCGCTCTTCGGCGCGTGCGGCTGGGACCTGGTCGAGATGGTCCTCGCCGACCAGGACAGCTGGGACCGGTACGCCGCCGCGCACTGGCTGAACCTGCGCCGCTGGCTGGACGCCAACCCGGACGACGAACTGGCCGCGGAGCTGCGGCGGGAACTCACCGAGGACCCGCTGCGGTACGTCCGGTTCCAACGCGAACATCTGGGTTGGGGAGTTTTCGCGCTGCTTCGTCGCTGACGCCGCCCGACGCCCGGTCGACGCGCCGACGCGCGTCGGCCGGGCTTAGCGGATCGCTACGGAGGGTAAAGCCAGATCATGGGACAGTTGCGCACCTCGCCGCCGCCGCCGCAGGCCACCGAGCTGGAGCGGTGGGTGCTCGACACCCCCGAGCAACTGCGCGACGTCCGCGCCTCGCTGCGCGACGCGCTGAACCGGCACGGACTGGTGCAGGGCGAGGACCTGGACGAGGTGCCGCACATGGTGCTGCTCGTCGTCACCGAGCTGGCCAGCAACGCCCTCCGGCACGGCCGACCGCCCACCATCGTCACGCTGCGCGCCACCGACGACTGCTTCCTGCTCGAGGTGGCCGACCACGACGTCAGCTCGGTGCCGGAGCTGTCCGACATCCATCCGCTGGACTCGGGTGGGCGAGGGCTGTTCCTGGCCCAGTCGATCTCGCTCGACGTCGGCTGGTACGCCACCGCCACCACCAAGAACATCTGGGCGTCGTTCTCCCGGTGAGGTGGCCACGGCCGGTCGACGGGACGGCGCGGTGGGTGGGCCCGCCGGCGCCCGACGCCGAGCCGCCGACGGACCCGCCGGACTAGAAGCCCGCCACCGGGTGCGGGACGTACGGCGCCTCCAGCGCCGCCACCTCCTCGTCGGTCAGCTCCAGGTCCAGCGCGGCCACCGCGTCGGTCAGGTGGTGCGGCTTGGTGGCGCCCACGATCGGCGCGGTCACCGCCGGGTTGCGGGCCACCCAGGCCAGCGCCACCTGCGCCCGCGGCACACCCCGCTGCTCGGCCACCCGGGCCACCGCGTCGATCACCGCCCGGTCGTGCTCCTCGGTACGCGCGTAGAGCGTGCGACCGAACTCGTCGGTCTCCGCCCGCGCGGTCCGCTCCTGCGGGTCCCGGGTCAACAGCCCCCGGGCCAGCGGGCTCCACGGGATCACCGCGACGCCCTGGTCGAGGCAGAGCGGCAGCATCTCCCGCTCCTCCTCCCGGTAGAGCAGGTTGTAGTGGTTCTGCATCGAGACGAACCGGGTCCAGCCGTGCCGCTCGGCGAGCCAGAGCGCCTTGGCGAACTGCCACGCGTACATCGACGAGGCGCCGAGGTAGCGGACCTTGCCGGCCCGGACCAGGTCGTGCAGGGCCTCCAGCGTCTCCTCGATCGGCGTGCCCGGGTCGAGGCGGTGGATCTGGTAGAGGTCCACGTAGTCGGTGCCGAGCCGGCGCAGGCTCGCGTCGATCTCGCTCATGATGTGCTTGCGGGACAACCCGCCCCGGTTCGGACCCGGCCCCATCCGGCCGTGCACCTTGGTCGCGATCACCACGTCGTCGCGGCGGGCGAAGTCCTTCAGCGCCCGGCCGACAATCTCCTCGCTGGTGCCGTCGGAGTAGACGTTCGCGGTGTCGAAGAAGGTGACGCCCAGCTCCAGCGCCTGCTGGATGAAGGGGCGGGCGGCGTCCTCCGGCAGCGACCACGGGTGGCCGCCCCGGCTCGGCTCGCCGTAGCTCATGCAGCCCAGGCAGAGCCGGGACACCTCCAGGCCGGTGGACCCGAACTTGACGTAATCCATGGCGTCCATCCCATCACCGACGGGCGGCGACCGCAGTCCGCGTGGGTCAGTGGTCCTCGGCCGGGATCGGGTCGTCGTACTGGCCGGACGGGCCGACCAGGGCCTCCCCGCCCACCAGCGGCCAGGCGTTGGGTGCGCAGCCGTGCAGCCCGAGCGTCTGCTGCACCATCACCGGCGCCGGACCGCCGGCGGCGGGGCAGCGCTCGTGACCCCGGCCCAGCCGATGGCCCACCTCGTGGTTGAGCAGGTACTGCCGGTAGAGGTCGAGGTCGGCCACGTGCGGCACCCCGTACACCCAGCGGGCCACGTTGATCACGACCCGGTCGCCGTTGCGGCAGGAGGTGTAGCGGTCGGTGGGGTCGCCGCAGAGCCCACCCCGGGTCAGCGGTGTGGTGAGCAGCACGGTGAAGTCGGCCGGCCCGTCCC
Encoded here:
- the kdpA gene encoding potassium-transporting ATPase subunit KdpA — its product is MSMTTAGVLFVLSLVVALVAVYRPFGDHMYRVVSGTRSARVERGIYRLVGVNPAAEQTWGVYARSVLAFSAVSILFLYAFQRLQNHLWLSLGLDPVVTHGAWNTAVSFVTNTNWQWYSGESTMGHLVQMAGLAVQNFVSAAVGIAVAVALVRGFARSRTGELGNFWVDLTRITLRILLPIAVLGALALMIGGAVQNLSGGTDVTTLTGGTQTVTGGPVASQEVIKELGTNGGGFYNVNSAHPFENPTTWTNWIEIFLILLIPFSLPRVFGRMVGQNRQGYAIAAVMAILALASITLTNVFELTGHGTVPQAVGAALEGKEVRFDVSNSATFAAATTLTSTGAVNSFHDSYTALGGMMTLGNMMLGEVAPGGVGAGLYGLLILAVITVFVAGLMVGRTPEYLGKKIGSREIKFASMYFLITPALVLTGTAAAFATGNNSTALNVGPHGLSEVLYAFTSASNNNGSAFAGITVSTPWWNTALGLCMLLGRFLPIIFALALAGSLARQQPTPASEGTLPTHKPLFVGMVVGVTVILVALTFLPALALGPLAEGL
- the kdpF gene encoding K(+)-transporting ATPase subunit F, with the translated sequence MSAVNAVGLVLAIGLGVFLVVALLFPERF
- a CDS encoding FUSC family protein — encoded protein: MAAGDRPLFRRLRSAPALLVDRFRRVRAGAGLAAQAGLAAGLSWWVADSLLDITQPVFAPISAVVALAASVGQRVRRTVELIIGVAVGILIGNLLISVVGVGAWQLGLIVALAVVVAAFVGRSPALVVQAGATAVLIGTLTPTVPDLEAPRVLDALIGGGATLLVTAVLLPLNPLRIINRAAGPALDLLAEQLDRTADALRERDAEAARAARDRLRDNKKEMGSFGEAAQGAREAATLSPVYWTSREGPLGRYAKAVEPVDRAMRNSGTLIRRAVTLIADGERVPEPMPDAVSALADAARTLRKEFARGTPEPTRCRESALRAVAEAGHAYRAGVDFSGAVVVAQVRTAASDLLVATDVDQEEANRLVRSAFGPLDPPGTGDRTSRAGG
- a CDS encoding ANTAR domain-containing protein — its product is MAAPSTDPGEALAELSRIRLDEVSLEDVLRRVAELANQTVPGSAHVTVTLAQGGRNSSAACTSDLARQLDEWQYRNERGPCLDAAASAASISLPDLAVEERWPEWAAHARAAGIGSSLSVGLPIQEAVTGALNMYGVAPHAFDSVAVRSAENFAAYAAVALANAHLYDSAATLARQMQEAMRSRAVIEQAKGIIMGERRCSADEAFALLSKLSQDANRKVREVAEALVANAGR
- a CDS encoding STAS domain-containing protein, which translates into the protein MWLSCEVHGDVTTVSVAGEVDLSNAHLLAELLENVAGVRAPLVVVHLAEVTFFGAHGTEALVRARRLLTERGGKLVLHRPSRAVRRVLDVTGTLPGFEIVTRLPPDGVDQRPARPVAPDRAGVVELSGS
- a CDS encoding GAF and ANTAR domain-containing protein → MPQAHPDLAAALIRLGRIKYDEVDVDVVLSIIAQVAKDAIPGTAEVSVTLVQGATAYTAAHTGELALTLDEWQYEQGRGPCLDAATTGAAMLVPDMAAESRWPEWAVRAHRAGAASSLSIGLPIQEAMVGALNIYGAAPRVFDEQVDLAQTLAGYAAIALANVHLYESTATLAQQMQEAMQSRAVIEQAKGIIMGQRRCSAEEAFAILARVSQDSNRKLREVAESLVDRAVHGGRD
- a CDS encoding extracellular catalytic domain type 2 short-chain-length polyhydroxyalkanoate depolymerase, with product MKTPWKAVTTLAAALLLVLPGGVAARAASTPWTKTPVAGSLRSYPVSAVYVAGVSSGGYMATQLQVAYSARVRGAAIFAAGPYYCAQNTIPQALYGCGDNIYPTYLGNLETYTRAWAGYGWIDGTGNLSGQPVYVYHGNNDATVKKSVTDDLVRYYQDFGVSVRYDSGSAAGHSWVTPYGTVGCTATASPYLADCGTDPQGAFLGKLLGSVAAPNTGPLGGTLIRFGQDSFAVNGWANGLSMDGNGFAYVPSSCAAGTTCRLLVALHGCAQGYAKVGTAFVDRANLNQYADTNRLIVLYPQATATPVNPNGCWDWWGYLGATNYPIKGGAQVETIMNMVRRLDG
- a CDS encoding SAM-dependent methyltransferase — protein: MDLPRSFTIREGDLRVLNPIDEAKLATLGRVIGLVPDAELLDLCSGKGELLCTWARDHGITGTGVDVSTVFTTAARDRAAELGVADRVRFVHGDAAAYVPEHPVDVACCVGATWIGGGVPGTLELLDRALRPGGMALVGEPYWRIDPPDEETVAGSHARSRDEFRDLPGLVALFGACGWDLVEMVLADQDSWDRYAAAHWLNLRRWLDANPDDELAAELRRELTEDPLRYVRFQREHLGWGVFALLRR
- a CDS encoding ATP-binding protein; the encoded protein is MGQLRTSPPPPQATELERWVLDTPEQLRDVRASLRDALNRHGLVQGEDLDEVPHMVLLVVTELASNALRHGRPPTIVTLRATDDCFLLEVADHDVSSVPELSDIHPLDSGGRGLFLAQSISLDVGWYATATTKNIWASFSR
- a CDS encoding aldo/keto reductase, which gives rise to MDYVKFGSTGLEVSRLCLGCMSYGEPSRGGHPWSLPEDAARPFIQQALELGVTFFDTANVYSDGTSEEIVGRALKDFARRDDVVIATKVHGRMGPGPNRGGLSRKHIMSEIDASLRRLGTDYVDLYQIHRLDPGTPIEETLEALHDLVRAGKVRYLGASSMYAWQFAKALWLAERHGWTRFVSMQNHYNLLYREEEREMLPLCLDQGVAVIPWSPLARGLLTRDPQERTARAETDEFGRTLYARTEEHDRAVIDAVARVAEQRGVPRAQVALAWVARNPAVTAPIVGATKPHHLTDAVAALDLELTDEEVAALEAPYVPHPVAGF